The DNA window GTTTATTTCTGCTGAAGCAGTAGTTTGTACAGAAGTGCTTAATAGTCAGAAAGTGCTGAAttgtcacataaaaaaaatggaacggcactgaaaaatgaaattaaggGTCTTCGATGTCCATGAATTCTTTTTTGGGCGAGACATTCCCCCGGTACCAGGCGCAAGAGCCGTCGGCTCTCTTGATGCAGGCAAAATGGCGGGCCTGCCCGCCGTAGGTCTTCTTTTCCGTCAGGTAGTCGGTCCACAGGCACTCGGCCCGGCTGCTGACCCCGCACGGGACCGAAGTGCAGCGTGTGATCtggaataacaaaaaataataatcataattcaTAATCGTGTTCGagctcaggggtgtcaaaggtcAGGAAAGGGGTCCGATCCGTTCTGCCTGTCAGGCCCTTTGGAGCTCAtttatacttttattttgataaaACCAGAATTTGGGGAGCGTgttgcactttgctcaatttcctatccgCATCCAAATTGGTTCTTTCTTCAAAATGGCAGTTTTGAGTTACCAagaaaccttaaaatgccctaaaccacatgtgtcaaagtggcggcccgggggcccaatctggcccgccgcatcattttgtgtgggccgggaaagtaaatcatgagtgccgactttctgttttaggatcaaattaaaatgaagagtatagttgTATATTTACAGAAAGTGGCCTTAAAATGACTCCAAATGAACTTATTAGTCAATACGAAATCCATATTTGGCGTTCCTACCGTGCAAGCGCAGCCCATTTGGTATAGCTTCAGCACGCTCTTCTTCTGCATGACTCTGGAGATTTCCCACGGCACCGAAAGGAAACTGCACAGATCGATGTGCAGAGAACCGTCGGGTTTCAGTCGACCTGTAGTGGAAGAGATCAAAATGTAGATGTTTGATAAGATACGCATGATAAATCCCCCAAATTTGTATGATTATGGcttgatttgacaaaaaaataaaataaaaacaacactgtAAAACCTATTTAGGCCCCTTGGCAAGTGTCTAGCTCCCTCTAATGTTAAAAGTAAGAAGCACAAGAGAATGTAGGCGGAGTTGAAGTTTCTTGTGCGACccatatttttcatcatttgcctcggcccaaaaaataaaaatacaaaataaaaacaccccCGACGTAGCCCTAACTAGATTTCGTAATTTAACTTGGAAAACGTGTTATTTTGAGTATTTCTGACTTATTTTAGTGAAGTTGTTAGAGTCGGGGTGTTGGCTTTAGTGAATCCTGATTGGAGCACcctattacatatttatttaaaccAAAGTCCAGTTGATGTATGATGTCGAGTTTTAACTTGATTGGGAATTTCGCAATcagccaatgtttttttaagctctGTTTCTACGTTTTTTggttgttatatttttgttattttgtgttattttgttattttttgttatttttagttattttttgtgtgttttttttgttttagttttttggttgtttttgtttttgtttttttaatttaccagaaactaagaacaaacatGCGTTAAAGTACTCATGGTAAAATGTAGAACAAAAGGCTAAATAGTGAAAAAGTGCGAGTTTTGCACGTACCCATGATTAAATACTCGGTGCCATTGTTCAGCTCGACGCCACATGCCATGGGATTGGACCCCGTGTAGATGGCATCAAAATCCTTGTTGGGGCCTTTGTACATCTGCCAAACGAACATGgaacaaaataaattcaatttgcTTGAATACAAATCACGTGCAAGCCTAAAGATTCCAACAAAAAAGTCTCTTACCTTGGTCTGGTTGATGTCATACTTGATATATTGGAAATTGTCACCAACCTCTGTCGCTCCAACCACTGTCGCCTTCATTACTAGAAAAGATAAgatacataaaataaacatttggagcacatgtgtcaaagtggcggcccggggaccaaatctggcccgccgcatcattttgtgtggcccgggaaagtcaatcctgagtgcccactttctgttttaggatcaaattaaaatgaagagtatagttgtatattaaatttcctgattttcccccttttaaatcaataattgacattttttaatcaatttttttctgtgtttttagttcaaaaatcattctgtaaaatctaaaaaatatataaaaaagctaaaataaacattgttttagatctataaaaaactgaatattcagggattttaatccagttcttttaatccatttataaataaataaaaatctaaatattatatctaaaatggcccacgtgaaatcaagttgacgttaaagcggctcgcgaaccaacccgagtcggacacccCTGATTTGAAGAATGATTTCATGCCAGGAGCGacttttttggttaaaaggatGAGCAAGTTTAAagttatcatgttttttttttaatgttgaacatggagtaaaataataatagcaaaGTGTTTTAAATGTGAATGGTTGACATTGGGCAAGAAGCGTATTTTTTGTGGGTCCTTATTGAAGTACAATAGGTAGCAATGGagatttaaaatcttttttggggggctgggTCCGATTTGAGAGTCAATAAGAGACTTTTGGTGAATAAATATACGCGGAATAAAAACATAACTCTGGGGTTTTGGGAACATTTTGGAGTTGGATCGGTGTAAATGTGGCCTAAAATGCGGGAAACGTAAAAATCATCAATGTGACAAAAGTCACCCAAAAAGCCATTTTGATGTCAAGGCATCTgaagaaatggagaaaaaaagacaggaaTGAAGCAACGTTAATCCCCTTCAAATCCTCACAGCCTGCttggctttgcattttttttgtgagtgACTGGAATGAGGAAGTTTCACTTTCTCGCTTCCTgattgagagagaaaaagagaaaagaaggaTTCAAGTGGAAACATGAAGCCCCCGCAgatgtgcttttcagctccAAAAATAGAAGCTGGCAGGGTCGGGCCCTAAAATACGTATTTATCTAATGATGTCatattgaagagaaaaaaaatggaggtgaaGCCATCCTTTGAGAAGACGTCCCCCGAGGGAACGGGAATTGCTGACTTTCGGGGAAAAGAGAAGTGAAGAAATGGAGAAAGCGCCGTCGCcgaccgagcgagcgagcgagtaaGTCTGCAAATTCTGCGGCTGCCATTCACGCTAATCCCGCTCGCCTGACTTTGCGGAATTGTGCGTAAACGGCgctaaatcaaaataaatcacaATTGGCGGCGACTAAGTTGGGAGCGTGTTTTTCCTCCTtcaatcctttttgactggaagttccaaatggattgaaaatggattgaaaatggATTGCCAATCACCAAAAACTAAAGTTATATTTGAGTGAAGTCCCTTTTACACAATATTCCATTAACATGAAATGGAAAGTCACGTAAGTCATTAAGTCTACTTTTACATAAAATGTGCCAAAAAtattctgttcatttttttttaaagagaataaaaacattCGTACCATGAAGAAAAAAGGACTTTAGAGTGtatatttcaattttgattCACTTTAAACTGTTTGGTTTTCATCTTTGTATTGTTTTAAGACTATATTATTATGAAAAGTAATACGTAAACACAATATTGATTCATAATTAAAACataaacaattaaaatgttGTTACTTTGATTTGTTTCAATCATAAAATtgctataaaatatatttttaagtaccgtattttcaggcctataaggcgcactatTTTCATTGTGCATATAGAcctacttatgttttttttccttctttttgaccaccgacagcctgttaGGTTATCTTTTTTACGACAAGTTATCTGGAAAAACTGTTTTTATAACAGATTTGTCTTTAGCCCAttgctcctcaatttttctATCGGGACTTTAATGCGCTCTTGCCGGCATCTGGCGGTCAAAAacaggtattacatctataacaaCCGCgaagggagatatttcagtggggcagggcacattttcatatgctttatttattttataagacattaatcaatcatttccttatcattttctctcattttttgtatgtttcctcacatcttttatacaaaattgggacactttgacccattttaaagggtttagttggtagttgtgtgaggactgtggaacaaattagagaatttacttgtaaagtacacctctacttacgaaattttcaagttacgaagaaagtcttggaaccaattaattttgtaagtagagatccgactgtgtatatatatatttattttttaatgttttaatttttgaatttatttattttgctttatttatttatttatttgtaaccaattaattttgtaagtagagatacgactgtgtatatatatatatatatttattttttaatgttttaattttagaatgtatttatttagcatttttatttttttatttttttatttgtaaccaattaattttgtaagtagagatacgactgtgtatatatatatatatatatatttttttaaattttttaatgtatttattttgcattttattttattttatttttttatttgtaaccaattaattttgtaagtagagatacgactgtgtatatatattgttttaatttttaaatttattattattattattattttatttgttattttttttccctcatgtcGTCTTCTTTGGCcggtgcaaaaaaaatctggtaCATTCAATGAGTAAAAATTCTAGGTAAACCCCAAAACAGGGCAAAGGAGAAGATTAGCAAAAAGGTAGAGCCGTCTTGAAAATGTCTCCAGCAAAAACCAAAAGTTGAACTCACCGACATCCGAGCGGCAAAACGCCTGTTGCGGGTGCAAAGCGCTACAACTGCAAGCTTGCGCTCCTTCCTGTCGCAgcagaagcagcagcagcacggCGGCGGCAGCCGCCATCCAGTTTGTCGCCATCCGACTCATACTCGATGCTTgaggagaaggagagagagagatagagagcaAAGGCAAAGAAGTGGCGTAGGCAGGTCGGCAGATGGCTTTTCTCCGCTCTCCCGGCGAGCCGGCCTTTTTATGGAGGGCTGCGGAACCCGCCCACGGGCCACGTCACCGTGACTCCTTTCACCTTTGCGCAAAAGCACGCGTAGAGCAGACGGGAAATGATTGGAGACCACCGAATGATTGCGGGGGAAACTCTCCGTCGGGGCCGGTTTTTGCCACGGGCAATGTGGCCGAGCCCCCGGGGTGCCATCTATTTAGGGGGTGcccgagagaaaaaaaaatgccttttttaaacGATGTCACCGATAtccctcattcattcattcatttttctgactTGCTTATTCTCCCAAttgtcatggggggtgctggagacaacCCAGCTGACAACCCTGAATTGGGGGCCATCCAATGttggggcacaaggagacggacaacacatcgtagctagggttaggcaatttagagcgtttaaccagctagctagcctagcatgcgtgtttttgggatgtggaaggaaaccggaatacccagagaaaacccacgtaagtccggggagaacatgcaaactccacacagagaagacccacctgggatcgaaccctcaaccccaagACTGTCCAccggccgacgtgctaaccacttatccgccgTATATCCCTCATTTACATTAGTGGCGTAGACGTCTACTCCGGGGGAATTGCCTCCCCCTAGTGGAAGTCGTGTCATTGCATCCAGTGGAAAATCGGGCAATGACATTTTTGACGGTAAAAAAATTCTTTTGATGTTGTGTATGATTTTGCATCTCAAAACCAGTTTTTGCTTGAATCCAATCGCACGAGAACCCAATTTAGCAAGaagcttgaaaataaaatagtaaGGGAAAACTGAATCACCACCACTTTTCTAATAAATCTATTTGGACCGTTATAACAAGGTacttattatttttctatttaaaaaaaacttgccgTTTGGGAGGCATCTTTGACGGCAACGAGCTAAAGTTAGCCGGCCGACTCACGCCGGCTTTGCACGCTAACGTTACCGCCCGGCATTAGCGTCAAAGTTGTTTCAAAACCATGTGGGCGTGATGGATGCCGGCCCTCCCCGCTGTCACGTTCTCACCTTGCCACCGCGTTCAAAAAAGTTTCTCCGGAACCATGACGCGGCGTTACCCAGAAGTATTTGCGTCACCGAATGCCCGTAATTACGCGTCCAGATGTGACGGCGAAAGAATGAAAATACGCGGCGACCAGTGTGTTAGCGCAATCGAGTGGCGTTGGCAAAATGGTGACATCATCTTACAATTTAATGGATTCAAGGACAAGGACggcaatgactttttttttcgggTTATTCTGGCATTCTTGACTTTCGCTGCCCTTTTAGTCGCGTACGAAAGTTTGACTTTTTGTCAGAACGCCGACTGACAAGTTGATGAGCTTAGCTCATCGACGGAAATCCGgtccatttagactgggagggctggtagCGAATGATCGCATTAAAGTtccttttaaggaaaaatgccatTCACCATCCGTTGTATTGAAGTATGCACATTAAGATATATGTTTGTTTTGAATATTGCGCAAGCCGTggtcatattttcttttttttccggacctaacaaaacatttttgtaatgTCAAAGGAATGGGCCctggtccaaatggattggacatcgacGTATTATCTCATTGgagggcagccaatgagatcgcatacaaaatacagtttaaaagccaatcttttttttttactggatttcgATTATTTTGATTCAACAagtcaaagtggatttttttggggtggaaaaTTTGGACACCCGCGGATCAGCCGGCAAACAATGAGGTGCCCCCAAGCTAAAGATCTGACGGGAATTGTTTAACCTTTAGTCAGTCTCATCTGGTTTTACTCAGATTCCAAACTGGGAATCAGCAAGGtaattgaggttttttttaaattactattattattttttatgaataatggATGAGTCCGTCCTTCCCGTATCTGGTGAATTCCATGTTACCAGCAACCTTGTGGGAACTTTCCTTCTTCTCCTGAATGTTCCTTGTCAAACActtcgttgtttttttttgaaacattGAAGCCACCAGTTTAGCAGTGGGCGGCCGTCAAGCAAAGCAAAGCGTTGCTGGCCAACTATGAGGTCAACCGGCCCAGACCGCCAAGTCACACACGTgcaaatacacacactcacacacacacacacacacacacacacacaaaaacattctcCTTTTTCCTATTTTGGGGGTTTTTGGGCAAAGCAAAGCTCACCACagaaaatacagacgctcccctacttacgaacgcaattggttccgagcgattgttcataagttgaatttgtttgtaagttgattcagtgctatattttgtattataatttatgtttaaggcctatataagtatattgaaggtttatataagtgcatttaaggcttgtataagtaacctgcattggtttgtactgaaaaaaaacatttaataacatggagagaatatgtacagtactgtatagagagagagagagagagatttatgtattagaaactgggcgaaagaagcgatctaacgacgattgcacagttttcttctttttttttcatcataaatgatgcggtagcactgtatggcatcattcaattgatttgcaaactttgtgcaacgttcaatatttgggtcctgctgctcgatctttctgtttataaatggtactgaatgtgcaacgctcaccactttctgacgcgcatcaagcttcgttattattgccactcgtttcaaatgaaatggcttgcctcttccttccaactccctcaatagaagcctttcgctttttaccaaccatattcaataatggatgcacgagatatttattgatgcaaatgaaaaaggttctctgCGCACTGGatatacgttcacgcacttctgcattgcaacgaagaagaagttagatgctgggtgagctgagctctcacagcgccaggcgtcggtattagcggcggaaagaagcactactcggaaaaaaatacaaaatcacacttacgaacatttttcgacataaacgcaatttgcagacatgttcgtatgtaccgttgttcgtaagtcgtatgttcgtaagtaggggagcgtctgtattggattttttttcccttttacaaGCCTCATTTGAACTAATTCTCAGCACTCCGACTTTGAAACGTTCACTTTTAAGGCTCTCTTCGATTTTGGACCTAACATTTACGGatacgttatttttttaattttttttttaattaaaggcaGTCATTTCAAAGGCAaaagcatttaaattttcaaaatgtaaaatatctgCTGGCAACTAatctactgcccacagttgccTTTGATggactccggcacccccaccacccaccaaaaaatgaatgatgggatgaatttcaaaataaagattgTCTCACATTTTCATAATTACATAATTAACTCTTTGAATCAAATAAGTTGCATATAGGTTTTGACAAAAACAtccagattttaaaaaaccttCCGATTTTcctgagaaaaataaaagtggataaagtagaaatcccccaaaaccacaggaagtgagccaaccTTAATATCAATATCACGTATAAAACGTGCATTTTCTCAGGTATGAAAAACATTTGCAATTTTTgcaaccttaaaaaaaatcataacaaaaGAATATTCGTTAAACCTTGTAAACCTTAAAACACTTTGAGTATTTTTATGACCTTGACAGAAAGTATATGACACATAATGACAACTGTTTTTTacgcttttttgttttgttgcaatCAGCCCTCCCAGccgaaacggattggacgcctacggCCGTCAATGGCGTCCACGGAGCACGCCGGCCGGTGACTGTGTATGGAGCAATCCCATTATTTTCCCCTCGTTACATCACTTTTAAACAACGACAGTGAAAGAGAGTGAATCATTTGAATTCTGCGTCAGTGGCGGAAACGCTccaaagaagggaaaaaaaaccagaaccaaaaaaaaaaagaagatattttTGTGTGCTGTCAGAATATTGGAGCGTCCGTCAGACTGTTCGTGTTCCAACTTTTCACCCCGAGCCaaatcaggaagaaaaaaagatttcccTTTTTCATTTGCGTCAGTCAGTTGAGTCTTTCGACGCGGGTGAGGAAACAACGGAAGTATTGGGGTGCCACCCAAAGTCAAAAAGTCAGCGAGTTCAAGTCCCGCATTTCCCGGCAAAGTAAGGTTTCGCCTTTACGTGACATTTCActcattttaaatgtgaaattaactaaaaaaaaatcctattttcacCGCTTtattttgcatacctgtcaacctctgccgataactgcccttataaatgattatgattccccttacaaacctccaaaaaaccttacaaacaccgtacgagtcgtacgactcgtacggtgtttgtaagattttttgggggtttgtaaggggaatcataatcatttataagggcagttatcggcagaggttgacaggtatgattttgTAAACATTGAACAGACGTGctcgtccaatccgtttgtcGTGGaaggatggcagcgaatgaacggattgaattgaatgcttttattgtggcGATAAACTCACTGAATGATGATCAGAGCTTTGTTTTCAGGTTATTAGCGTCATGTATTCGTACTGTTAAATATTGTCAAATGATTTCCAGAGCCACGGTGACATCATTTTAGAGTGTAAACATTCATTTCCAGCCACAAGCCAATTTTTACGAGAAACAAGCTCATGACTGACAGCCATTAGGAGGCACTCAGGTATTATTCACGCGTAAACAAATCGACGAGGTGACG is part of the Stigmatopora argus isolate UIUO_Sarg chromosome 14, RoL_Sarg_1.0, whole genome shotgun sequence genome and encodes:
- the LOC144088015 gene encoding metalloproteinase inhibitor 2-like isoform X1 — translated: MSLPDFPLDAMTRLPLGGGNSPGVDVYATNVNEGYTADKWLARRPVDSLGVEGSIPASSMSRMATNWMAAAAAVLLLLLLRQEGAQACSCSALHPQQAFCRSDVVMKATVVGATEVGDNFQYIKYDINQTKMYKGPNKDFDAIYTGSNPMACGVELNNGTEYLIMGRLKPDGSLHIDLCSFLSVPWEISRVMQKKSVLKLYQMGCACTITRCTSVPCGVSSRAECLWTDYLTEKKTYGGQARHFACIKRADGSCAWYRGNVSPKKEFMDIEDP
- the LOC144088015 gene encoding metalloproteinase inhibitor 2-like isoform X2 — translated: MSRMATNWMAAAAAVLLLLLLRQEGAQACSCSALHPQQAFCRSDVVMKATVVGATEVGDNFQYIKYDINQTKMYKGPNKDFDAIYTGSNPMACGVELNNGTEYLIMGRLKPDGSLHIDLCSFLSVPWEISRVMQKKSVLKLYQMGCACTITRCTSVPCGVSSRAECLWTDYLTEKKTYGGQARHFACIKRADGSCAWYRGNVSPKKEFMDIEDP